A single genomic interval of Pyrus communis chromosome 5, drPyrComm1.1, whole genome shotgun sequence harbors:
- the LOC137733985 gene encoding RNA-binding KH domain-containing protein RCF3, giving the protein MERSRSKRYYYEQDYDTETVGRTRPRYNHHYANNNNHRHRGGGGGGGGGGRPSKPPQQDPSVTVTTTYRILCHDMRAGGVIGKSGSIIKSIRQHTGAWINVHELIPGDEERIIEITDTRRRDPDGRMPSFSPAQEALFLIHERILESDVAGFGGEEEDEYGGGVRGGGGGGGNRVATRLVVSRMHVGCLLGKGGKIIEQMRMETKTQIRVLPRDHNLPRCVSMSEEIVQVVGDPNDVKSAVAIISSRLRESQHRDRSHFQGRMHSPERFFPPDDDYIPHMNNAARKTPMDGAPFGPRLSNPNIRNNNYAPRSSGYPIEHGSAPMTDNAQPFCEDLVFRILCPVDKVDLIVGDSTGIMELLQNEIGVDVKATNPVVGEDEQIIIISSEEGPDDELFPAQEALLHIQTRIVDLSPDKENTITTRLLVPTSDIGWLEGREGLLMDMRRLTGADIQILPIDDLPTCVSGDDVLVQIVGEIKAARHALVEVTSRIRSYLYRELFRKDTPPPAFAPGPAGSAFAIDPSPNNTFPVREAHTGNDPPMKMYQNVPTGGIAQPSKDAGGIANVTVKPHESERREDAPSSLNRMPVTLVTRSILEVVIPEQAVSKLITKSRNKLAQISELSGANVTLVEDRPEETQKIIRISGTPEQAERAQSLLQGFILSTQEDGP; this is encoded by the exons ATGGAGAGGTCTAGATCTAAACGGTACTACTATGAACAGGACTACGATACGGAGACTGTGGGTAGGACCAGGCCTCGGTACAATCACCACTACGCGAACAACAACAACCACCGCCACCGCGGAGGTggaggcggcggcggcggtggtggAAGACCCTCTAAGCCTCCTCAGCAGGACCCGTCGGTTACGGTAACTACGACGTACCGTATTCTCTGTCACGATATGAGGGCCGGAGGGGTGATTGGGAAGTCCGGTAGCATCATTAAGTCGATTCGGCAGCACACCGGCGCATGGATCAACGTGCATGAACTGATTCCGGGAGATGAGGAGCGGATTATTGAGATTACCGACACGCGGCGGCGGGACCCGGATGGGCGAATGCCGTCCTTCTCGCCGGCGCAGGAGGCGCTTTTTTTGATCCATGAGAGGATTCTGGAGAGTGATGTTGCTGGGTTTGGCGGTGAGGAGGAAGATGAGTATGGTGGTGGGGTTAGAGGCGGCGGCGGTGGTGGTGGGAATCGAGTGGCGACGCGGCTGGTTGTGTCGAGAATGCATGTGGGATGTTTGCTGGGGAAGGGAGGGAAGATAATTGAGCAGATGAGGATGGAGACTAAGACCCAGATTAGGGTGTTGCCTAGAGATCATAATCTGCCTCGATGTGTTTCCATGTCGGAGGAGATTGTTCAG GTAGTAGGCGATCCGAATGATGTAAAGAGTGCTGTGGCAATTATTTCATCACGCTTGAGGGAGAGTCAGCATCGGGATCGCAGTCATTTCCAGGGGCGAATGCATTCACCTGAACGGTTCTTTCCTCCTGATGATGATTATATTCCTCATATGAACAATGCAGCAAGGAAGACACCCATGGATGGGGCTCCCTTTGGACCACGATTATCTAACCCCAATATCAGAAACAACAACTATGCCCCCCGTTCATCGGGTTATCCAATTGAACATGGGTCTGCTCCCATGACTGATAATGCACAGCCCTTTTGTGAAGATCTTGTGTTTCGAATACTTTGTCCAGTTGACAAAGTTGATCTTATAGTTGGAGATTCAACCGGAATTATGGAACTGCTTCAAAATGAAATTGGTGTGGATGTCAAGGCTACTAACCCTGTGGTTGGTGAAGATGAACAGATAATCATAATCTCTTCTGAGGAG GGTCCTGATGACGAGCTGTTTCCAGCTCAGGAAGCTTTGTTGCATATTCAAACTCGCATTGTCGATCTTAGTCCAGACAAAGAGAACACTATAACTACTAGGCTACTTGTCCCAACAAGTGATATTGGATGGTTAGAGGGAAGAGAAGGGTTGTTAATGGATATGAGGCGACTTACTGGTGCAGATATACAAATTCTTCCCATAGATGATCTTCCCACGTGTGTATCAGGGGATGATGTACTTGTACAG ATTGTAGGGGAAATAAAAGCAGCTCGACATGCTCTTGTTGAGGTGACGTCAAGAATACGGAGTTACTTATATAGAGAGTTGTTTCGAAAGGATACACCACCACCTGCTTTTGCACCAGGCCCTGCAGGCAGTGCTTTCGCAATAGACCCATCTCCGAATAACACATTTCCAGTTCGTGAAGCTCATACTGGAAATGATCCTCCTATGAAAATGTATCAGAATGTGCCAACTGGGGGAATAGCACAGCCATCAAAG GATGCTGGAGGGATTGCCAATGTAACAGTAAAGCCACACGAAAGTGAACGACGTGAAGATGCTCCGAGCTCTTTGAATAG AATGCCTGTGACGCTTGTCACTAGGAGTATACTTGAAGTTGTAATACCAGAGCAGGCAGTTTCAAAGCTCATAACGAAATCGAGAAACAAGCTTGCTCAGATCAGTGAG TTATCAGGAGCTAATGTGACCCTGGTAGAGGATAGACCGGAGGAAACGCAAAAGATCATTCGAATTTCAGGTACTCCAGAGCAGGCCGAGAGAGCTCAGAGCTTGCTTCAGGGCTTTATTTTAAGCa CACAAGAAGACGGCCCTTAG
- the LOC137734574 gene encoding protein PLASTID TRANSCRIPTIONALLY ACTIVE 7-like, whose translation MELCLTKKDDMLGYKMERVPFLEEQVRKVKDGGQLLGMDIERLLLSEDNRFDFVNDIAAEAIEYVENNRGEYGGKKKAILQVISNRVNDAGFFRPEAYEESDPFKPGPSYLKEEFT comes from the exons ATGGAACTGTGTCTG ACAAAGAAGGATGACATGTTGGGATACAAGATGGAGAGAGTGCCATTTCTTGAGGAGCAGGTTCGGAAGGTAAAAGACGGAGGGCAGCTCTTGGGAATGGACATTGAGAGACTACTGTTATCGGAGGATAACCGGTTTGATTTTGTCAATGACATAGCTGCCGAGGCCATTGAGTATGTGGAGAACAACAGAGGCGAGTACGGGGGGAAGAAGAAAGCCATCCTTCAAGTGATAAGCAACCGAGTGAATGATGCTGGGTTTTTTAGACCAGAGGCATATGAAGAATCTGACCCCTTCAAGCCAGGGCCTTCTTACTTGAAAGAAGAATTTACTTAA
- the LOC137734638 gene encoding protein phosphatase 2C 57-like, whose product MTLISPQLQRFVLTKYHGGSFKTAAAKSSFDIKARSTSCSAIAIDAPGSSLTDVAGIRWGSTSLQGAREEMEDAVVVRSEGLDEFSFAAVFDGHAGFNSVKFLRDELYKECCAALQGGLLLRGNDFKAIREALLETFEKVDSKLLNWLESNGEEDGSGSTATLMFVGNDTLVISHVGDSCVVQSCSGKAEVLTHPHRPYGSNKASLREIKRIREEGGWISNGRICGDIAVSRAFGDMRFKTKKNEMLKKGVEERRWTEKFASRVQFNGDLITASPDVFQVTFGTDSEFVLLASDGLWDYINSSDAVSFVRNQLRKHGDVQLACDALAEAALDQRSQDNISIVIADLGRTDWQGLPFQQQNVVYEFGQALATVGIVSLGIWISTSLLST is encoded by the exons ATGACTTTGATAAGCCCACAGCTGCAGAGGTTCGTCCTAACTAAATACCACGGCGGCTCATTCAAGACTGCCGCCGCAAAAAGCAGCTTCGACATAAAAGCAAGAAGCACAAGCTGCTCGGCGATTGCCATCGATGCGCCGGGTTCTTCCCTGACCGACGTGGCTGGAATCCGATGGGGTTCGACGAGTCTGCAGGGTGCCCGGGAGGAGATGGAAGATGCCGTCGTTGTCCGGTCTGAAGGCCTTGATGAGTTCTCATTTGCCGCCGTTTTTGACGGCCATGCAGGGTTCAACTCGGTCAAGTTCCTCAG AGATGAGCTCTACAAGGAGTGTTGTGCGGCTTTGCAGGGCGGGCTGCTACTACGTGGAAACGACTTCAAGGCCATTAGAGAGGCATTGCTGGAGACGTTTGAAAAAGTTGACTCCAAATTGTTAAATTG GCTCGAAAGCAATGGGGAGGAAGACGGATCTGGTTCGACAGCTACCCTTATGTTCGTTGGAAACGATACGCTGGTTATTTCACATGTTGGTGATTCTTGTGTG GTTCAATCTTGTTCTGGAAAGGCAGAGGTTCTTACGCATCCTCATAGACCGTACGGGAGCAACAAGGCTTCTCTTCGAGAAATCAAAAGAATCAGAGAAGAAGGTGGATGG ATCAGCAATGGAAGAATTTGTGGCGACATTGCTGTTTCTCGTGCGTTTGGTGACATGCggttcaagacaaagaaaaacGA GATGCTGAAAAAAGGAGTTGAAGAAAGGAGATGGACAGAAAAATTTGCTTCTCG AGTACAATTCAACGGTGACCTTATTACTGCATCTCCAGACGTTTTTCAAGTAACTTTCGGGACAGATTCAGAATTTGTTCTGTTAGCATCAGATGGCTTATGGGACTACATAAACAG CTCAGATGCGGTGTCTTTTGTAAGGAATCAGCTTCGAAAACATGGAGATGTTCAG CTAGCTTGCGACGCGCTTGCTGAAGCTGCTCTG GATCAACGCTCGCAAGATAACATCAGCATTGTTATTGCAGATTTAGG GCGGACAGACTGGCAAGGTTTGCCATTTCAACAACAAAATGTTGTATATGAATTCGGCCAAGCTTTGGCTACGGTTGGGATTGTGTCGCTCGGAATTTGGATCTCGACATCTTTGCTTTCGACATGA